In Pseudomonas sp. PDNC002, the DNA window TCACCCAGCAGGCGCTGGTCCGTGCCGCGCCGCAGCCCGCGCCGGCTGACCCGCGTGCGGTGCTGTCGGAATATGTGCGCACCAAGGAAGCCAAGCCGGACCTGATCCCGTCCCTGGCCGCGCTGACCGGCGCCATCGGCACGGAAGTGAAGGGTTATGGCAGCCTGGCCCGCGTGCCCGCCGAAGCCATGGGCAACGTGCGCAACGACATGTACCTGACCAGCGAGGCGATCCGCCTGATGGACAAGGACAAGGTCGGCAATTTCGACGCCGACACCACCAGCAAGCTGGCCGCGTTCAAGGGCAAGATCGACGAGTCGACCCGCTTCATTCCGCTGTGGGTGAAGGTCGCCGTGGCCATCGCTTTGGGCCTGGGCACCATGGTCGGCTGGAAACGCATCGTGGTCACCGTCGGCGAGAAGATCGGCAAGACCCACCTGACTTACGCCCAGGGCGCCTCGGCGGAGCTGGTGGCGATGATGACCATCGGTGCGGCGGACATGTACGGATTACCGGTATCGACGACTCACGTGCTGTCTTCCGGCGTGGCCGGGACGATGGCGGCCAACGGTTCGGGTCTGCAGATGCGCACCATCCGCAACCTGCTGATGGCCTGGGTGCTGACCCTGCCGGCGGCCATCGTGCTTTCCGCTTCGTTGTACTGGCTGTTCACTCACCTGTTCTGACAGTGGGTAGGTGAACGCCAAGCGCCGCTCTTCGGAGCGGCGTTTTCGTTGGGTTGGGCGAGAGATTTTAAGTCTCCTGCGCCGAATCCATTTGCAGGACTACCCATGCCCGCGATTCGCGGACAAGGTCCGCTCCTACAGTGAGGCTCGGTGCCCGGCTTTTGTGTTCACTCACCTGTTCTGACAGTGGGTAGGTGAACGCCAAGCGCCGCTCTTCGGAGCGGCGTTTTCGTTGGGTTGGGCAAGAGATTTTAAGTCCCCTGCGCCGAATCTGTTTGCAGGATTGCCCATGCCCGCGATTCGCGGACAAGGTCCGCTCCTACAGTGAGGCTCGGTGTCCGGCTTTTGTGTTCACTCATCTGTTCTGACAGTGGGTAGGTGAACGCCAAGCGCCGCTCTTCGGAGCGGCGTTTTCGTTGGGTTGGGCAAGAGATTTTAAGTCTCCTGCGCCGAATCCATTTGCAGGATTGCCCATGCCCGCGATTCGCGGACAAGGTCCGCTCCTACAGTGAGGCTCGGTGTCCGGCTTTTGTGTTCACTCACCTGTTCTGACAGTGGGTAGGTGAACGCCAAGCGCTGCTCTTTGGAGCGGCGTTTTCGTTGGATTGGGCAAGAGATTTTAAGTCCCCTGCACCGAATCCATTTGCAGGATTGCCCATGCCCGCGATTCGCGGACAAGGTCCGCTCCTACAGTGAGGCTCGGTGCCCGGCTTTTGTGTTCACTCACCTGTTCTGACAGTGGGTAGGTGAACGCCAAACGCCGCTCTTCGGAGCGGCGTTTTCGTTGGGTTGGGCAAGAGATTTTAAGTCTCCTGCGCCGAATCTGTTTGCAGGATTGGCCATTCCCGCGATTCGCGGACAAGGTCCGCTCCTACAGTGAGGCTCGGTGTCCGGCTTTTGTGTTCACTCACCTCTTCTGACAGTGGGTAGGTGAATGCCAAGCGCCGCTCTTCGGAGCGGCGTTTTCGTTGGGTTGGGCGAGAGAATTTAAGTCTCCTGCGCCGAATCTGTTTGCAGGATTGCCCATGCCCGCGATTCGCGGACAAGGTCCGCTCCTACAGTGAGGCTCGGTGTCCGGCTTTTGTAGGAGCGGAGCTTCTCCGCGATCTGGCCGCCGTGCGGCGAAACGGCATCGGTCTCCTCCCGCTCCTCCAGGAAAATCCCATCTTCGACCCGCTTGAAATATCGAACGCGTGGTGCGTATTTTGTACGGGCTTGCGCACCTCGCGCGGCGTCCTGTCACAAGGACAAGAAGAACAAGGATAAGAAGTCATGAGTAGCGATCTAGGAATCCCGCTCGCCGAACGCCTGGCTGGAGTGGAAGAGATCGAGTGCGTCACCCCCGACCTCAACGGGGTGCCGCGTGGCAAGGTGATGACCGGCGAGGGCTTCCTCACCGGGCGCCGGTTGCAGCTGGCGCGCGGCGTCCTGCTGCAATGCATCATGGGCGGCTACCCGCCGGCGAAATACTACGGCAGCGACGATGGCGACCTCGCCCTGGTTGCCGAGCCCACCCAGATCCACCGCCTGCCCTGGAGCGACGAGCCCCGCGCCTTCGCCATCTGCGATGCGGTCGAGCTCGACGGCAAACCTTCCGGCCTGTCCACCCGCGGCCTGCTCAAGCAGGTGTTGGCGCGTTACGCCGAACGCGGCTGGAGCCCGGTGGTGGCGACCGAACTCGAGTTCTTCGTGTTCGCCCCCAACCCGGACGCCAACGAGCCCTTCCAGGCGCCGGTGGGGCTCGACGGTCGCCGCGAGATCGGCCACTCGGCGTTCAGCGTGTCCTCCAACAACGGCCTGCGTCCGTTCTTCCAGGACGTCTACCGCTGCATGGAAGCCGTGGGGCTGGAACGCGACACCTTCATGCACGAGATGGGCACCACCCAGTTCGAGATCAACTTCCTGCACGGTGATCCGGTCCTGCTCGCCGACCAGACCTTCCTGTTCAAGCACCTGCTCAAGGAAGTGGCGCTCAAGCACGGCCTGATCGTCGTCTGCATGGCCAAGCCGCTGGCCCACACGCCGGGCAGTTCGATGCACATCCACCAGAGCATCGTCGACGGCGAAGGTCGCAACATCTTCAGCGATGGCAACGGCGGGGCCACGCCGGCCTTCCGTCATTTCATCGGCGGCCAACAGGCATGCCTGGCGGACTTCACCCTGCTGTTCGCGCCGAACGTGAACTCCTTCCAGCGCCTGTGCCACCCGTACGCGTCGCCGAACAATGCCTGCTGGTCGCACGACAACCGTGCCGCCGGCCTGCGTATCCCGGCCAGCCCGCCGGTCGCTCGTCGTGTGGAGAATCGCCTGCCGGGCGCCGACGCCAACCCGTACCTCGCCATCGCCGCCAGCCTGGCCGCCGGCCTGCACGGCATCGAGCGCGAGCTGGAGCCCTCCGCGCCGATCCAGGGTGAATTCGAGGTGCCGCCGGAACTGCTGCTGCCTTGCACGATGTACGACGCCTTGCAGCGCCTGCAGCGCAGCGAGCTGGCCCGCGAGGTGTTCGGCAACGAGTTCATCGATGGCTACTGCGCGACCAAGTCGATGGAGCTGACCAGCTTCTTCGATGAGATCAGCCCCTGGGAGCGTCGAGTCCTGGCCGCCCAGGCCTGATTCGCGGGCACGCCGACACAGCTGCGCCGAAAGTCTGGTGCAGCTGCGATCGGCGGCCATCTCAAGGCTATCTCCAGGGCATCCTCGTTCATCCCGCCGCGATCCTTCGCAATGCCTCGCGTCGCACTGCGCGACCCGCTCTGTTCCAGGCCCGGCAGCCCTCTCGACGCGTCGATTGGCAGGCTCTAATGTGTCAGCGCAAGTCCCGCTTTCCGCCGCCTGGGCATAGCCCCGGGGTTGTCCTGGACCAGGAGGTCCAATGCTTCGGATCGTCACTGCCTTCCGCGCTCTGTACTTCGCCGCTGTCATGCTCCTGACCGGTTCCGGTCTGCTCAGTACCTACCTCGCTTTGCGCCTGGGCGCGGAAAAGGTCGATGGGCTGTGGATCGGCGCCATGATGGCGGCCTACTACCTCGGCCTGGTGCTGGGCGGCAAGATCGGCCACCGGCTGATCGCCCGCGTCGGCCATATCCGCGCCTATGTCGCCTGTGGCGGCCTGGTCACCGCCGCGGTGCTGGGCATCGGCCTGTTGCCGTGGATCGGCTTCTGGCTGGTGCTGCGGGTCGCCATCGGCCTGGGGATGATGTGCCAGTACATGGTCATCGAGAGCTGGCTCAACGAGCAGGCCGAGGCGCGCCAGCGCGGGCTGGTGTTCGCCGGCTACATGGTCGCCTCGTACCTCGGGCTGGTGCTCGGCCAGTTGGTGCTGGTGGTGCATCCGGGGTTGGGGCCGGAGCTGCCGATGATGATCGCGCTGTGCTTCGCGCTGTCGCTGATTCCGGTGGCGATCACCCACAAGGTCCACCCGGCACCACTGCGCCCTGCGCCGCTGGAGCCACGCTTCTTCATCCAGCGGGTGCCGCAGTCGCTGACCACGGTGCTGGTATCCGGCCTGGTGGTCGGTTCGTTCTACGGCCTGGCGCCGCTCTATGCGGTGGACCAGGGTCTGAGCACCGAGGAGATCGGTCTGTTCATGGGCGGCTGTATCTTCGCCGGCCTGCTGGTGCAGTGGCCGTTGGGCTGGCTGTCGGACCGCATCGACCGCGCCGTGCTGATCCGCAATGCGGCCATCCTGCTCCTGCTGGTCGCCCTGCCACTGGCGGCGCTGCCACTATTGCCGGTGCCGCCGCTGAGCCTGGCCTTGCTGCTGCCGATGGGCTTCCTGGTCTGCCTGGTGCAGTTCACGCTCTATCCGCTGGCGGTGGCGTTCTCCAACGACCACGTCGAGGGCGAACGCCGCGTCTCGCTGACCGCCATGCTGCTGGTGACCTTCGGCGTTGGCGCCTGTATCGGTCCGCTGGCGGCCGGCGCGCTGATGAAGGTGTTCGGCGCGAACATGCTCTATGCGTTCGTCTGCGCCTGCTCGCTGATCCTGATCTGGCGTGTGCGTCCCGAGAAGGTCAGCGGCGTGCACCGGGTCGACGAGGCACCGGTCAAGCACGTCGCCACGCCGGACAGCCTGGCATCCTCGCCGCTGTCCGCCGCACTCGACCCGAGGGTCGATGACAGGGCGGTGGAGGAACAGATGAAAGGCAACGACGCCACGGTGTCGTCGCCGGAGGCGGAAGAGGAAAGTCGACCGGCCTGATGGCGCGGCGGGGAGGGCGGCAAGGTCTTGCCGCCGCGGCTAGAACAGCTCGTCCTTGTCGAAGCGGCGGGCTTCACGCTGCAACTGGTAGACGAAGCGCTCGATGTTGCGCTGCACTAGGCCGCTGACCTGGTGGAAGCGCATGCCGGCGAAGCTGTAGCCGACCTTCTCCTCGAAATGCACATGACGCATCTCGACACCGAGGGTAATGGCGCCGAACGGCAGGCGGGCGGTGAGCTGCTCGTAGATCTGGCCGGGCTGCAGTCGATCGCTGACGTTGCCG includes these proteins:
- a CDS encoding glutamine synthetase family protein; this translates as MTGEGFLTGRRLQLARGVLLQCIMGGYPPAKYYGSDDGDLALVAEPTQIHRLPWSDEPRAFAICDAVELDGKPSGLSTRGLLKQVLARYAERGWSPVVATELEFFVFAPNPDANEPFQAPVGLDGRREIGHSAFSVSSNNGLRPFFQDVYRCMEAVGLERDTFMHEMGTTQFEINFLHGDPVLLADQTFLFKHLLKEVALKHGLIVVCMAKPLAHTPGSSMHIHQSIVDGEGRNIFSDGNGGATPAFRHFIGGQQACLADFTLLFAPNVNSFQRLCHPYASPNNACWSHDNRAAGLRIPASPPVARRVENRLPGADANPYLAIAASLAAGLHGIERELEPSAPIQGEFEVPPELLLPCTMYDALQRLQRSELAREVFGNEFIDGYCATKSMELTSFFDEISPWERRVLAAQA
- a CDS encoding MFS transporter, with amino-acid sequence MLRIVTAFRALYFAAVMLLTGSGLLSTYLALRLGAEKVDGLWIGAMMAAYYLGLVLGGKIGHRLIARVGHIRAYVACGGLVTAAVLGIGLLPWIGFWLVLRVAIGLGMMCQYMVIESWLNEQAEARQRGLVFAGYMVASYLGLVLGQLVLVVHPGLGPELPMMIALCFALSLIPVAITHKVHPAPLRPAPLEPRFFIQRVPQSLTTVLVSGLVVGSFYGLAPLYAVDQGLSTEEIGLFMGGCIFAGLLVQWPLGWLSDRIDRAVLIRNAAILLLLVALPLAALPLLPVPPLSLALLLPMGFLVCLVQFTLYPLAVAFSNDHVEGERRVSLTAMLLVTFGVGACIGPLAAGALMKVFGANMLYAFVCACSLILIWRVRPEKVSGVHRVDEAPVKHVATPDSLASSPLSAALDPRVDDRAVEEQMKGNDATVSSPEAEEESRPA